A DNA window from Castanea sativa cultivar Marrone di Chiusa Pesio chromosome 7, ASM4071231v1 contains the following coding sequences:
- the LOC142643301 gene encoding adoMet-dependent rRNA methyltransferase spb1 — protein MGKVKGKHRLDKYYRLAKEHGYRSRASWKLVQLDSRFDLLRSSRSVLDLCAAPGGWMQVAVQRVPVGSLVLGIDLVPIAPIRGAIAIQQDITKSECRSRIKKLMEEHGVAAFDLVLHDGSPNVGGAWAQEAMSQNALVIDSVRLATQFLAPKANFVTKVFRSQDYNSVLYCLKQLFEKVEVDKPAASRSASAEIYLLGLKYKAPAKIDPRLLDVKHLFEGSIEPQRKVVDVLRGTKQKRHRDGYEDGETLIRKVSSGFDFIWSDSPLEILGSVTSITFDDPACLPIKDHTLTTEEVKSLCDDLRVLGKQDFKHLLKWRMQIRKALSPIAKAKSTTTDVENENKEDGDEDDKILNEMEELTYAMERKKKREKKLLARRKAKDKARKATGMQKDVTEDSYVDLELFSLSSIKGKKDLVAVDSNEHDVENGDLRDSDNEDINDETQAHSSSDIDSEEERRRYDEQMEEFLDEAYDRFVAKREGSTKQRKRAKKEAQSEDAKLLEGGDSDGIIQSDYDSDRDQNDQEKNPLMVPLDEEVATQEEITNKWFSQDIFAEAVEEGDLEDDSDHEMQKDRQEEKLSVPKKPKEKAANHTAGFEHPKKKASKADDDFEIVPAPDTDSSDDSSSDESDFDDPSKKAEILVCAKKMLRKKHREQILDDAYNKHMFDDKGLPEWFVDDEKRHRQPIKPVTKEEMAAMRAQFKEIDARPAKKVAEAKARKKRVAQRKLEKVRKKANVISDQADISDRSKSKQIEQLYKKAMPKRPKKEVVVAKKGVQVKVGKGKVLVDRRMKKDLRSHGSGKGGKGRKGKNAKTQKGKGSHKGKGSAKKGGKEGGSKGRKMGMHN, from the exons ATGGGTAAAGTAAAGGGAAAGCACAGGTTAGACAAGTACTACCGCTTAGCCAAAGAGCACGGCTATCGATCTCGAGCTTCATGGAAGCTAGTCCAGCTCGACTCTCGCTTCGACCTCCTCCGCTCATCACGCTCCGTGCTCGACCTCTGCGCCGCCCCAGGTGGGTGGATGCAGGTCGCAGTGCAGCGTGTCCCCGTCGGGAGTCTCGTTCTCGGCATCGACCTCGTCCCCATAGCTCCCATTCGCGGCGCCATAGCTATACAGCAAGATATCACGAAGTCTGAGTGTAGGTCTAGGATTAAGAAGTTGATGGAGGAACATGGGGTTGCGGCTTTTGACTTGGTTTTGCATGATGGGTCGCCGAATGTTGGTGGTGCTTGGGCTCAGGAGGCTATGAGTCAGAACGCGCTTGTTATTGATTCTGTTAGGTTGGCCACGCAGTTCTTGGCTCCTAAGGCTAATTTCGTTACCAAa GTTTTTCGGTCACAAGACTACAATTCTGTCCTCTACTGCCTCAAGCAG TTATTTGAGAAGGTCGAGGTAGATAAACCAGCTGCTAGTCGTTCTGCATCTGCAGAGATATATCTTTTAGGTCTTAAGTACAAGGCGCCTGCAAAGATTGATCCACGTCTTCTCGATGTGAAACATTTATTTGAGGGATCTATAGAACCACAGAGGAAG GTGGTGGATGTACTTAGAGGAACAAAGCAAAAGAGACATCGTGACGG GTACGAAGATGGAGAGACGCTTATAAGGAAAGTGTCTTCAGGTTTTGATTTCATTTGGTCTGATTCTCCTCTTGAGATCCTTGGTTCAGTTACTTCCATAACCTTTGATGATCCAGCTTGTTTGCCAATTAAGGATCACACCCTAACAACGGAAGAG GTTAAAAGCCTTTGTGATGATCTGCGTGTTTTGGGAAAGCAAGACTTTAAGCATCTATTGAA GTGGCGTATGCAAATAAGAAAGGCTCTATCTCCTATAGCAAAGGCTAAGTCTACTACTACAGATGTTGAAAATGAGAATAAGGAGGATGGAGATGAAGATGATAAGATACTTAATGAAATGGAGGAGCTGACATATGCTATGGAGCgcaagaagaaaagagaaaagaagctTCTTGCAAGAAGAAAAGCCAAG GACAAGGCGCGGAAGGCAACTGGGATGCAAAAAGATGTAACAGAAGATAGTTATGTTGATCTTGagttgttttctctttcttccatCAAG GGTAAGAAAGATCTGGTAGCTGTGGACTCGAATGAACATGATGTTGAAAATGGTGACTTGAGGGATAGTGATAATGAGGATATAAACGATGAAACACAAGCACATTCATCCAGTGATATTGACTCTGAAGAAGAACGAAGAAG ATATGATGAACAAATGGAAGAGTTTCTTGACGAGGCTTATGATCGATTTGTGGCAAAAAGGGAGGGAAGTACAAAGCAGCGTAAGCGTGCAAAAAAAGAAGCCCAATCTGAAGATGCCAAACTTTTGGAG GGCGGTGACAGTGATGGTATTATTCAGTCAGATTATGATTCAGACAGAGATCAGAATGATCAAGAGAAGAATCCTCTCATGGTACCACTTGATGAAGAAGTGGCAACTCAAGAGGAGATTACAAACAAGTGGTTCAGTCAGGATATCTTTGCTGAAGCTGTAGAAGAGGGAGATTTGGAGGATGATAGTGATCATGAAATGCAGAAAGATAGGCAGGAGGAAAAACTTTCTGTCCCAAAAAAGCCAAAGGAAAAGGCAGCAAACCACACTGCAGGGTTTgaacaccctaaaaaaaaagcttctaaGGCAGATGATGATTTTGAGATAGTCCCTGCCCCTGATACAGATTCAAGCGATGACTCATCCTCAGATGAATCTGATTTTGATGATCCTTCTAAAAAAGCTGAGATATTGGTTTGTGCGAAGAAGATGCTGCGGAAAAAGCATAGGGAGCAGATTCTTGATGATGCCTACAACAAGCACATGTTTGATGATAAGGGCTTGCCTGAATGGTTTGTGGATGATGAAAAGAGGCACCGGCAACCAATTAAGCCTGTGACCAAGGAGGAGATGGCTGCAATGAGAGCACAATTCAAAGAAATTGATGCCCGGCCTGCAAAGAAAGTGGCAGAGGCTAAAGCACGGAAGAAGCGGGTTGCCCAGAGGAAGCTTGAGAAGGTACGCAAGAAGGCAAATGTGATATCTGACCAAGCAGACATCTCTGATCGCTCAAAGAGCAAGCAAATTGAACAGCTATATAAGAAAGCTATGCCCAAAAGACCTAAAAAGGAAGTAGTTGTTGCAAAGAAAGGAGTTCAAGTGAAGGTTGGCAAGGGGAAAGTCCTTGTTGATCGGCGGATGAAAAAAGATTTGAGGAGCCATGGCAGTGGTAAGGGAGGGAAAGGCAGGAAGGGAAAGAACGCCAAGACTCAGAAAGGTAAAGGATCTCATAAAGGAAAAGGATCAGCAAAGAAGGGAGGAAAGGAGGGGGGCAGCAAAGGAAGAAAGATGGGCATGCATAACTGA
- the LOC142643019 gene encoding protein RER1A-like, whose amino-acid sequence MEGVGADSVGSGTAPANQFWIDVSRRYQYYLDKTTPHAIYRWIGSAVIVLIYILRVYYIQGFYIISYGLGIYLLNLLIGFLSPLVDPEMEVSGGGGPLLPTKGSDEFKPFIRRLPEFKFWYSFTKAFCIAFVMTFFSMFDVPVFWPILLCYWIVLFVLTMRRQIAHMIKYKYIPFNIGKQKYGGKKASASSSGSRGD is encoded by the exons ATGGAAGGAGTTGGGGCCGATAGTGTGGGGTCTGGTACAGCACCTGCAAATCAGTTTTGGATTGATGTGTCGAGGCGGTATCAGTATTATCTAGATAAGACTACTCCACATGCGATCTATAGATGGATTGGGAGTGCTGTTATAGTGTTGATTTACATTTTGAGGGTTTATTACATTCAAGGGTTTTACATTATCTCCTATGGTCTGGGGATTTATCTCTTGAATTTGTTGATTGGGTTCTTGTCGCCTTTGGTTGATCCGGAGATGGAAGTTTCAGGTGGGGGAGGGCCTTTGCTGCCAACGAAAGGCTCGGATGAATTCAAGCCCTTCATTCGCCGGCTTCCTGAATTTAAGTTCTG GTACTCCTTCACAAAAGCTTTCTGCATAGCTTTTGTTATGACCTTCTTTTCTATGTTTGATGTTCCGGTATTCTGGCCTATATTACTTTGTTACTGGATTGTTCTGTTTGTCCTTACGATGAGGCGCCAAATTGCACACATGatcaaatacaaatatattccATTCAACATTGGGAAGCAG AAATACGGTGGCAAGAAAGCTTCTGCAAGTAGCAGTGGTTCTCGCGGAGActga